A single region of the Pseudomonas sp. B21-023 genome encodes:
- the cysB gene encoding HTH-type transcriptional regulator CysB gives MKLQQLRYIWEVAHHDLNVSATAQSLYTSQPGISKQIRLLEDELGVEVFARSGKHLTRVTPAGERIINTAGEILRKVESIKQIAQEFSNEKKGTLSIATTHTQARYALPPVISNFIKQYPEVALHMHQGSPMQIAEMAADGTVDFAIATEALELFGDLIMMPCYKWNRCVVVPQGHPLTKLPKLTLEAVAEYPIVTYVFGFTGRSKLDEAFNHRGLTPKVVFTAADADVIKTYVRLGLGVGIVAKMAVDPKLDSDLVCLDASELFEASITKIGFRRGTFLRGFMCDFIEKFAPHLTREVMAKAIQCHNKQELEELFEGVELPVH, from the coding sequence ATGAAGCTTCAGCAACTGCGCTACATCTGGGAAGTGGCGCACCATGACCTCAACGTTTCCGCGACGGCGCAGAGCCTCTATACCTCCCAGCCCGGGATCAGCAAGCAGATCCGCCTGCTCGAGGATGAGCTGGGCGTCGAAGTCTTCGCCCGCAGCGGCAAGCACCTGACCCGTGTCACCCCGGCGGGCGAGCGCATCATCAATACTGCCGGCGAGATCCTGCGCAAGGTCGAGAGCATCAAGCAGATCGCCCAGGAATTCTCCAACGAGAAAAAGGGCACCCTGTCGATCGCCACCACCCACACCCAGGCGCGCTATGCGCTGCCGCCGGTGATCAGCAATTTCATCAAGCAATACCCGGAAGTCGCCCTGCACATGCACCAGGGCTCGCCCATGCAGATCGCCGAGATGGCGGCTGACGGCACCGTCGATTTTGCCATCGCCACCGAGGCGCTGGAGCTGTTCGGCGACCTGATCATGATGCCGTGCTACAAGTGGAACCGTTGCGTGGTAGTGCCTCAGGGGCACCCGCTGACCAAGCTGCCTAAGCTGACCCTGGAGGCGGTGGCTGAGTACCCGATCGTCACCTATGTATTCGGCTTCACTGGTCGCTCCAAGCTCGACGAGGCGTTCAACCACCGTGGCCTGACACCGAAGGTGGTGTTCACCGCGGCCGACGCCGACGTGATCAAGACGTATGTGCGCCTGGGCCTGGGCGTGGGTATCGTGGCCAAGATGGCGGTGGACCCGAAGCTCGACAGCGACCTGGTGTGCCTGGATGCCAGCGAACTGTTCGAAGCCAGCATCACCAAGATCGGTTTCCGTCGCGGCACCTTCCTGCGTGGTTTCATGTGCGACTTCATCGAGAAGTTCGCCCCGCACCTGACCCGTGAGGTGATGGCCAAGGCGATCCAGTGTCATAACAAGCAGGAGCTCGAAGAGCTGTTCGAGGGCGTCGAGTTGCCGGTGCACTGA
- a CDS encoding putative 2-dehydropantoate 2-reductase, which produces MASLDPQVGNPRIGIIGSGAIGGFYGLMLARAGFDVHFLLRSEYQAVHKQGLQLDSAVHGQVRMPVQAYASAADMPPCDWLLVGAKATNNAELAPLIVQAAAPQARVVLLQNGLGVEEQLRPALRPDMHLLGGLCFICVNRERPGVIRHQSLGAVNLGYHSGPAQGEGDAAVVVEEGAALFRAAGIDSQAMADLDQARWQKLVWNVPYNGLSVLLQASTTPLMGDADSRALIQALMAEVVAGARACGLELPQGYAEHLFRVTEKMPDYWPSMYHDHALQRPLELQAIYAEPLARARAAGCELPRMEALYQALAFLDRRNRQA; this is translated from the coding sequence ATGGCGTCCCTCGACCCTCAGGTTGGCAATCCCCGTATCGGCATCATTGGCAGCGGCGCAATCGGTGGCTTCTATGGCCTGATGCTCGCCCGCGCCGGCTTCGACGTGCACTTTCTGTTGCGCAGTGAGTACCAGGCCGTGCATAAGCAGGGGCTGCAGCTCGACAGCGCCGTGCATGGTCAGGTGCGCATGCCCGTGCAGGCCTACGCCTCTGCCGCCGACATGCCGCCTTGCGACTGGCTGCTGGTGGGGGCCAAGGCCACCAACAATGCCGAGCTGGCGCCCTTGATCGTGCAAGCCGCAGCGCCGCAGGCCAGAGTGGTCTTGCTGCAGAATGGCCTTGGGGTCGAGGAGCAACTGCGCCCGGCCTTGCGTCCGGACATGCACCTGCTGGGTGGGCTGTGCTTCATCTGTGTCAACCGCGAGCGCCCCGGGGTGATTCGTCACCAGTCGTTGGGCGCGGTGAACCTGGGCTATCACAGTGGCCCCGCACAGGGTGAGGGTGACGCAGCGGTAGTGGTGGAGGAGGGCGCGGCCCTGTTCCGGGCCGCGGGCATCGACTCCCAGGCCATGGCCGACCTCGACCAGGCGCGTTGGCAGAAGCTGGTGTGGAATGTGCCCTACAACGGCCTTTCGGTGCTGCTGCAGGCCAGCACCACACCCCTGATGGGCGATGCCGACAGCCGTGCGCTGATCCAGGCTCTGATGGCGGAAGTGGTGGCCGGCGCCAGGGCCTGTGGCCTTGAGTTGCCGCAAGGCTATGCCGAACACCTGTTCCGGGTTACCGAAAAGATGCCGGACTATTGGCCAAGCATGTATCACGACCATGCCTTGCAGCGGCCGCTGGAGCTGCAGGCGATCTACGCCGAGCCCTTGGCCCGCGCACGCGCGGCGGGGTGCGAGTTGCCGCGCATGGAGGCGTTGTACCAGGCACTGGCGTTTCTCGACCGGCGTAACCGGCAGGCCTGA
- a CDS encoding universal stress protein yields the protein MIRSMLFATDLGVYAPFVMQHALVLARTFNAELYVIHAVEPMGQFAESLLQSYLDEQTLDALHSEGVTTVMANIEQRVLENFREELGEVADLALIRAVRVRQGDPAQVILEQAQRLAVDLLIFGSHSAGAGVDVPIGRTAVRLLQLSPVPVYMVPLAQHLGRRKV from the coding sequence ATGATCCGTTCCATGCTGTTCGCTACAGACCTCGGTGTTTACGCGCCCTTCGTCATGCAGCACGCCTTGGTCCTGGCGCGGACCTTCAACGCGGAGCTGTATGTGATCCATGCCGTGGAGCCCATGGGCCAGTTCGCCGAATCCTTGCTGCAGAGCTACCTCGATGAGCAGACTCTCGATGCATTGCACAGTGAGGGCGTGACTACGGTCATGGCCAATATCGAGCAGCGGGTGCTGGAAAACTTTCGCGAGGAACTGGGCGAGGTCGCCGATCTGGCGCTGATCCGTGCGGTACGGGTGCGTCAAGGCGACCCGGCGCAGGTGATCCTTGAACAGGCCCAGCGCCTGGCGGTCGACTTGCTGATCTTTGGCAGCCACAGCGCAGGGGCCGGGGTGGACGTGCCGATCGGTCGCACGGCGGTGCGGCTGCTGCAGCTGTCGCCGGTGCCGGTGTACATGGTGCCGTTGGCCCAGCATCTTGGGCGTAGGAAGGTGTGA